In Kryptolebias marmoratus isolate JLee-2015 linkage group LG4, ASM164957v2, whole genome shotgun sequence, the following proteins share a genomic window:
- the aggf1 gene encoding angiogenic factor with G patch and FHA domains 1 isoform X1, translated as MCRFDEKFTSHPTETKQTVRKETGDTHWFTGSQASAVFAMEDEDSGKEEPESEYEVAVLRLKVESLKQELKECRAELAKLQKQLSHSERLQKSTESYNEDLRKQVDQLSAEIHERKKKDKDKVNSETQTEEYVWTETDYYNYYYGGYNQNVEGTDSQENLNVTTEAAAAAAAAVDAADYSTTAEVLTNEVAATDGSGPPESSDVAATEEGDAGSIADMLRATAEEAMTQTGFVFDETSGMYYDHSTGFYYDSASQLYYDANTGIYYYYDAESGRYQFHSRIEMPAAQSSADPSQETADVDKKWRKFKKGVKKTSHQDEREIKLDDPKHEQEETNRVESQKPHRRSRSPNSTQSRKDSSKHREEGERSSSKRKKLKNGSHHEDKGRLKKKRKKSKSEKHKKKKKNSHQSDESAGNSEPEEGEITESEKEDWESPPSPSSSCSSKKSRESPELEMEVQSQEVRSIWPPCVRVTVVRSPVLQVGTLFIITADSPATFGREKDMDHAVRIPEIGISKFHAEVYFDQEQQSYVLVDQGSQNGTVINGSRILQPKTKSEPHALMHGDEVKMGETVLSFHIHSGTDTCDGCEPGQVMAHLSKHRREEGTGPGPSKEDKESLRQKELKQMKAKYGLQSSEFEETKALKNPRYKDRAESRRQTVGSEGVFQRDDAPASVHEEISEVNKGRKMLEKMGWKKGEGLGKEGTGMKNPIELKIRTSQSGLGAGAVLSVDNMSVTKSKSHKNWEKARERFADKCQSETTTTQKKSPKTWVRSEEMETSQASVETDNQS; from the exons ATGTGCCGCTTTGACGAGAAATTCACCTCTCACCCGACGGAAACGAAGCAAACGGTACGAAAAGAAACGGGAGACACGCACTGGTTTACGGGTTCGCAGGCTTCAGCTG TGTTCGCGATGGAGGACGAAGACAGTGGAAAGGAAGAGCCCGAAAGCGAGTACGAGGTGGCCGTGCTCCGTTTGAAAGTGGAGTCATTgaaacaggagctgaaagagTGCCGAGCCGAGCTGGCCAAGTTACAGAAGCAGCTGAGCCACTCGGAGAGGCTGCAGAAGAGCACAGagagttacaatgaagacctcAGGAAGCAG GTTGACCAACTGAGTGCAGAGATTCACGAACGGAAGAAGAAGGATAAAGACAAAGTCAACAGTGAAACTCAGACAGAAGAATACGTATGGACAGAAACAG attattacaaCTATTACTATGGAGGTTACAATCAGAACGTCGAGGGGACAGACTCTCAGGAAAATCTAAACGTGAcgacagaagcagcagcagcagcagcagcagcggtggATGCAGCTGATTACAGCACAACAGCAGAGGTTTTAACAAATGAAGTGGCAGCCACAGATGGGTCAGGTCCACCTGAAAGCAGCGACGTAGCTGCAACAgag GAAGGTGATGCAGGATCTATAGCTGACATGTTGAGAGCCACCGCTGAAGAGGCTATGACCCAGACCgggtttgtgtttgatgagaCTTCTGGGATGTACTACGACCACAGCACAGGCTTCTACTATGACTCG GCCAGTCAGTTATACTATGATGCCAACACGGGTATATACTACTACTACGATGCAGAGAGCGGACGGTATCAGTTTCATTCCAGGATTGAGATGCCTGCTGCACAGAGCAGTGCTGATCCGAGCCAAGAAACAGCTGATGTGGACAAGAAATGGAGAAAGTTCAAAAAGGGGGTCAAGAAAACCTCACATCAGGATGAAAGG GAAATCAAATTAGATGACCCAAAACACGAACAAGAAGAAACCAACCGTGTGGAATCTCAAAAACCACACCGACGGTCGCGCAGCCCGAACTCTACTCAGAGTAGAAAAGACTCCTCTAAACATCGGGAAGAAGGGGAGCGATCGTCATCGAAGAGGAAAAAGCTCAAAAATGGCTCACACCATGAGGATAAGGGCCGtttgaaaaagaagaggaagaaatcaAAATCAGAGaagcacaaaaagaagaagaagaactcgCATCAGAGTGATGAGTCGGCAGGCAACAGTGAACCAGAGGAGGGGGAGATCACGGAGTCAGAGAAGGAAGACTGGGAGTCCCCACCCTCACCCTCATCATCTTGCAGCTCTAAAAAGTCCAGGGAAAGTCCGGAGTTAGAAATGGAAGTGCAGAGCCAAGAAG TGAGGAGCATTTGGCCTCCCTGTGTTAGAGTGACGGTGGTGAGGTCTCCGGTGCTGCAGGTGGGAACTCTGTTTATCATCACAGCCGACTCTCCAGCAACATTTGGCAG agagaaagataTGGACCATGCAGTTCGAATACCAGAAATTGGCATCAGCAAG TTCCATGCAGAGGTGTACTTTGACCAAGAACAGCAGAGCTACGTGCTGGTGGACCAGGGGAGCCAGAATGGGACCGTCATCAACGGCAGCCGCATTTTACAG ccaaaAACCAAGTCTGAGCCACATGCACTGATGCATGGCGATGAAGTtaagatgggagagactgtgcTGTCCTTCCATATCCACTCAGGCACGGACACCTGTGACGGCTGTGAGCCCGGACAAGTGATGGCTCACCTCAGCAAGCACAGGAGAGAGGAGGGCACTG GACCTGGTCCCAGCAAAGAGGATAAAGAATCACTTCGACAGAAAGAGCTGAAGCAGATGAAGGCAAAATATGGCCTACAA AGCAGCGAGTTCGAGGAGACCAAAGCCCTGAAGAACCCCAGATACAAGGACAGAGCCGAGTCTCGGCGCCAAACTGTGGGCAGCGAGGGAGTTTTCCAACGAGATGATGCCCCTGCTTCAGTACACGA GGAGATCAGTGAAGTCAATAAAGGCCGGAAGATGTTGGAAAAGATGGGCTGGAAGAAAGGAGAGGGCCTGGGTAAAGAGGGAACAGGAATGAAAAACCCT ATCGAGCTGAAAATCAGAACGTCTCAGTCAGGTTTGGGAGCAGGCGCCGTCCTGTCTGTGGACAACATGTCTGTGACCAAATCAAAGTCTCATAAAAACTGGGAGAAAGCCCGCGAACGGTTCGCCGACAAGTGTCAGTCTGAAACTACCACGACACAGAAGAAGTCTCCTAAAACCTGGGTGAGATCAGAGGAGATGGAGACATCCCAGGCGAGCGTTGAAACAGACAATCAAAGTTAA
- the aggf1 gene encoding angiogenic factor with G patch and FHA domains 1 isoform X2 has product MEDEDSGKEEPESEYEVAVLRLKVESLKQELKECRAELAKLQKQLSHSERLQKSTESYNEDLRKQVDQLSAEIHERKKKDKDKVNSETQTEEYVWTETDYYNYYYGGYNQNVEGTDSQENLNVTTEAAAAAAAAVDAADYSTTAEVLTNEVAATDGSGPPESSDVAATEEGDAGSIADMLRATAEEAMTQTGFVFDETSGMYYDHSTGFYYDSASQLYYDANTGIYYYYDAESGRYQFHSRIEMPAAQSSADPSQETADVDKKWRKFKKGVKKTSHQDEREIKLDDPKHEQEETNRVESQKPHRRSRSPNSTQSRKDSSKHREEGERSSSKRKKLKNGSHHEDKGRLKKKRKKSKSEKHKKKKKNSHQSDESAGNSEPEEGEITESEKEDWESPPSPSSSCSSKKSRESPELEMEVQSQEVRSIWPPCVRVTVVRSPVLQVGTLFIITADSPATFGREKDMDHAVRIPEIGISKFHAEVYFDQEQQSYVLVDQGSQNGTVINGSRILQPKTKSEPHALMHGDEVKMGETVLSFHIHSGTDTCDGCEPGQVMAHLSKHRREEGTGPGPSKEDKESLRQKELKQMKAKYGLQSSEFEETKALKNPRYKDRAESRRQTVGSEGVFQRDDAPASVHEEISEVNKGRKMLEKMGWKKGEGLGKEGTGMKNPIELKIRTSQSGLGAGAVLSVDNMSVTKSKSHKNWEKARERFADKCQSETTTTQKKSPKTWVRSEEMETSQASVETDNQS; this is encoded by the exons ATGGAGGACGAAGACAGTGGAAAGGAAGAGCCCGAAAGCGAGTACGAGGTGGCCGTGCTCCGTTTGAAAGTGGAGTCATTgaaacaggagctgaaagagTGCCGAGCCGAGCTGGCCAAGTTACAGAAGCAGCTGAGCCACTCGGAGAGGCTGCAGAAGAGCACAGagagttacaatgaagacctcAGGAAGCAG GTTGACCAACTGAGTGCAGAGATTCACGAACGGAAGAAGAAGGATAAAGACAAAGTCAACAGTGAAACTCAGACAGAAGAATACGTATGGACAGAAACAG attattacaaCTATTACTATGGAGGTTACAATCAGAACGTCGAGGGGACAGACTCTCAGGAAAATCTAAACGTGAcgacagaagcagcagcagcagcagcagcagcggtggATGCAGCTGATTACAGCACAACAGCAGAGGTTTTAACAAATGAAGTGGCAGCCACAGATGGGTCAGGTCCACCTGAAAGCAGCGACGTAGCTGCAACAgag GAAGGTGATGCAGGATCTATAGCTGACATGTTGAGAGCCACCGCTGAAGAGGCTATGACCCAGACCgggtttgtgtttgatgagaCTTCTGGGATGTACTACGACCACAGCACAGGCTTCTACTATGACTCG GCCAGTCAGTTATACTATGATGCCAACACGGGTATATACTACTACTACGATGCAGAGAGCGGACGGTATCAGTTTCATTCCAGGATTGAGATGCCTGCTGCACAGAGCAGTGCTGATCCGAGCCAAGAAACAGCTGATGTGGACAAGAAATGGAGAAAGTTCAAAAAGGGGGTCAAGAAAACCTCACATCAGGATGAAAGG GAAATCAAATTAGATGACCCAAAACACGAACAAGAAGAAACCAACCGTGTGGAATCTCAAAAACCACACCGACGGTCGCGCAGCCCGAACTCTACTCAGAGTAGAAAAGACTCCTCTAAACATCGGGAAGAAGGGGAGCGATCGTCATCGAAGAGGAAAAAGCTCAAAAATGGCTCACACCATGAGGATAAGGGCCGtttgaaaaagaagaggaagaaatcaAAATCAGAGaagcacaaaaagaagaagaagaactcgCATCAGAGTGATGAGTCGGCAGGCAACAGTGAACCAGAGGAGGGGGAGATCACGGAGTCAGAGAAGGAAGACTGGGAGTCCCCACCCTCACCCTCATCATCTTGCAGCTCTAAAAAGTCCAGGGAAAGTCCGGAGTTAGAAATGGAAGTGCAGAGCCAAGAAG TGAGGAGCATTTGGCCTCCCTGTGTTAGAGTGACGGTGGTGAGGTCTCCGGTGCTGCAGGTGGGAACTCTGTTTATCATCACAGCCGACTCTCCAGCAACATTTGGCAG agagaaagataTGGACCATGCAGTTCGAATACCAGAAATTGGCATCAGCAAG TTCCATGCAGAGGTGTACTTTGACCAAGAACAGCAGAGCTACGTGCTGGTGGACCAGGGGAGCCAGAATGGGACCGTCATCAACGGCAGCCGCATTTTACAG ccaaaAACCAAGTCTGAGCCACATGCACTGATGCATGGCGATGAAGTtaagatgggagagactgtgcTGTCCTTCCATATCCACTCAGGCACGGACACCTGTGACGGCTGTGAGCCCGGACAAGTGATGGCTCACCTCAGCAAGCACAGGAGAGAGGAGGGCACTG GACCTGGTCCCAGCAAAGAGGATAAAGAATCACTTCGACAGAAAGAGCTGAAGCAGATGAAGGCAAAATATGGCCTACAA AGCAGCGAGTTCGAGGAGACCAAAGCCCTGAAGAACCCCAGATACAAGGACAGAGCCGAGTCTCGGCGCCAAACTGTGGGCAGCGAGGGAGTTTTCCAACGAGATGATGCCCCTGCTTCAGTACACGA GGAGATCAGTGAAGTCAATAAAGGCCGGAAGATGTTGGAAAAGATGGGCTGGAAGAAAGGAGAGGGCCTGGGTAAAGAGGGAACAGGAATGAAAAACCCT ATCGAGCTGAAAATCAGAACGTCTCAGTCAGGTTTGGGAGCAGGCGCCGTCCTGTCTGTGGACAACATGTCTGTGACCAAATCAAAGTCTCATAAAAACTGGGAGAAAGCCCGCGAACGGTTCGCCGACAAGTGTCAGTCTGAAACTACCACGACACAGAAGAAGTCTCCTAAAACCTGGGTGAGATCAGAGGAGATGGAGACATCCCAGGCGAGCGTTGAAACAGACAATCAAAGTTAA
- the aggf1 gene encoding angiogenic factor with G patch and FHA domains 1 isoform X3, translating to MCRFDEKFTSHPTETKQTVRKETGDTHWFTGSQASAVFAMEDEDSGKEEPESEYEVAVLRLKVESLKQELKECRAELAKLQKQLSHSERLQKSTESYNEDLRKQVDQLSAEIHERKKKDKDKVNSETQTEEYVWTETDYYNYYYGGYNQNVEGTDSQENLNVTTEAAAAAAAAVDAADYSTTAEVLTNEVAATDGSGPPESSDVAATEEGDAGSIADMLRATAEEAMTQTGFVFDETSGMYYDHSTGFYYDSASQLYYDANTGIYYYYDAESGRYQFHSRIEMPAAQSSADPSQETADVDKKWRKFKKGVKKTSHQDERVQDVTNSLAKMKISTYWKTPSYRVRSIWPPCVRVTVVRSPVLQVGTLFIITADSPATFGREKDMDHAVRIPEIGISKFHAEVYFDQEQQSYVLVDQGSQNGTVINGSRILQPKTKSEPHALMHGDEVKMGETVLSFHIHSGTDTCDGCEPGQVMAHLSKHRREEGTGPGPSKEDKESLRQKELKQMKAKYGLQSSEFEETKALKNPRYKDRAESRRQTVGSEGVFQRDDAPASVHEEISEVNKGRKMLEKMGWKKGEGLGKEGTGMKNPIELKIRTSQSGLGAGAVLSVDNMSVTKSKSHKNWEKARERFADKCQSETTTTQKKSPKTWVRSEEMETSQASVETDNQS from the exons ATGTGCCGCTTTGACGAGAAATTCACCTCTCACCCGACGGAAACGAAGCAAACGGTACGAAAAGAAACGGGAGACACGCACTGGTTTACGGGTTCGCAGGCTTCAGCTG TGTTCGCGATGGAGGACGAAGACAGTGGAAAGGAAGAGCCCGAAAGCGAGTACGAGGTGGCCGTGCTCCGTTTGAAAGTGGAGTCATTgaaacaggagctgaaagagTGCCGAGCCGAGCTGGCCAAGTTACAGAAGCAGCTGAGCCACTCGGAGAGGCTGCAGAAGAGCACAGagagttacaatgaagacctcAGGAAGCAG GTTGACCAACTGAGTGCAGAGATTCACGAACGGAAGAAGAAGGATAAAGACAAAGTCAACAGTGAAACTCAGACAGAAGAATACGTATGGACAGAAACAG attattacaaCTATTACTATGGAGGTTACAATCAGAACGTCGAGGGGACAGACTCTCAGGAAAATCTAAACGTGAcgacagaagcagcagcagcagcagcagcagcggtggATGCAGCTGATTACAGCACAACAGCAGAGGTTTTAACAAATGAAGTGGCAGCCACAGATGGGTCAGGTCCACCTGAAAGCAGCGACGTAGCTGCAACAgag GAAGGTGATGCAGGATCTATAGCTGACATGTTGAGAGCCACCGCTGAAGAGGCTATGACCCAGACCgggtttgtgtttgatgagaCTTCTGGGATGTACTACGACCACAGCACAGGCTTCTACTATGACTCG GCCAGTCAGTTATACTATGATGCCAACACGGGTATATACTACTACTACGATGCAGAGAGCGGACGGTATCAGTTTCATTCCAGGATTGAGATGCCTGCTGCACAGAGCAGTGCTGATCCGAGCCAAGAAACAGCTGATGTGGACAAGAAATGGAGAAAGTTCAAAAAGGGGGTCAAGAAAACCTCACATCAGGATGAAAGG GTGCAAGATGTGACTAACTCTTTGGCTAAAATGAAGATTTCCACTTACTGGAAAACTCCCTCCTACAGAG TGAGGAGCATTTGGCCTCCCTGTGTTAGAGTGACGGTGGTGAGGTCTCCGGTGCTGCAGGTGGGAACTCTGTTTATCATCACAGCCGACTCTCCAGCAACATTTGGCAG agagaaagataTGGACCATGCAGTTCGAATACCAGAAATTGGCATCAGCAAG TTCCATGCAGAGGTGTACTTTGACCAAGAACAGCAGAGCTACGTGCTGGTGGACCAGGGGAGCCAGAATGGGACCGTCATCAACGGCAGCCGCATTTTACAG ccaaaAACCAAGTCTGAGCCACATGCACTGATGCATGGCGATGAAGTtaagatgggagagactgtgcTGTCCTTCCATATCCACTCAGGCACGGACACCTGTGACGGCTGTGAGCCCGGACAAGTGATGGCTCACCTCAGCAAGCACAGGAGAGAGGAGGGCACTG GACCTGGTCCCAGCAAAGAGGATAAAGAATCACTTCGACAGAAAGAGCTGAAGCAGATGAAGGCAAAATATGGCCTACAA AGCAGCGAGTTCGAGGAGACCAAAGCCCTGAAGAACCCCAGATACAAGGACAGAGCCGAGTCTCGGCGCCAAACTGTGGGCAGCGAGGGAGTTTTCCAACGAGATGATGCCCCTGCTTCAGTACACGA GGAGATCAGTGAAGTCAATAAAGGCCGGAAGATGTTGGAAAAGATGGGCTGGAAGAAAGGAGAGGGCCTGGGTAAAGAGGGAACAGGAATGAAAAACCCT ATCGAGCTGAAAATCAGAACGTCTCAGTCAGGTTTGGGAGCAGGCGCCGTCCTGTCTGTGGACAACATGTCTGTGACCAAATCAAAGTCTCATAAAAACTGGGAGAAAGCCCGCGAACGGTTCGCCGACAAGTGTCAGTCTGAAACTACCACGACACAGAAGAAGTCTCCTAAAACCTGGGTGAGATCAGAGGAGATGGAGACATCCCAGGCGAGCGTTGAAACAGACAATCAAAGTTAA